A stretch of bacterium DNA encodes these proteins:
- a CDS encoding tetratricopeptide repeat protein, protein MQKMKKYLLAGLIFTVIIFAAKSAYSQDANYYYFKANSCLTSGRMTEAINYYNQAISYDETFFEAYLGLSIAYKETGDYEKALKYVQYAISLRPDYYQAYYNLGLVLEKQNKRNEAIKAYEKFLKGVPAASKFSDAKQRILQLKEST, encoded by the coding sequence ATGCAAAAAATGAAAAAATATTTGTTAGCAGGATTGATTTTTACAGTAATAATATTTGCTGCCAAATCCGCATATTCGCAGGATGCAAATTATTATTATTTTAAAGCAAATTCTTGTCTGACATCAGGAAGAATGACTGAAGCCATAAATTATTATAATCAGGCAATAAGTTATGATGAAACTTTTTTTGAAGCATATTTGGGGCTTTCTATAGCTTATAAAGAAACAGGCGATTACGAAAAAGCGCTTAAATATGTTCAGTATGCCATCAGCTTAAGACCTGACTACTATCAGGCTTATTACAACCTGGGATTAGTTCTCGAAAAGCAGAACAAACGTAATGAAGCAATAAAAGCTTATGAGAAGTTTCTCAAGGGAGTGCCTGCTGCATCAAAATTTTCTGATGCCAAACAAAGGATTTTGCAATTAAAAGAATCGACTTAG